Proteins found in one Vagococcus carniphilus genomic segment:
- a CDS encoding endonuclease MutS2, translated as MKKQAIEQTQFNEIKELISNYAISNTVKTRIIELEPISKIEVVRKYQKETGEALAILETKQSIPFMASEQIDRLFEKIEKGYVLEPKELLEVSEFLRTIRKLKEFFHKNAELAPTLAVSASKLQSFRSIEETINISIKHNQVNSEASRDLKKARQSIQKYKSDINDRLHKFINNAGNKSKIQEFMVVDRDGTLTVPIKSSFKHSIKGRIVSESGKGSTVYMELDNTRELNQKLQMAQAEEMSIVYQILANLTESIATELETMKKTMNIIFSLELIVAKAKYSEEINGKKVNINDTGYIRLVKAKHPLLGEAAVPLSIELGETERGLVITGSNSGGKTVVLKTVGLLTLMTMIGVFIPAETTSHISVFDHILVDIGDYQDFDNALSTFSGHINNMREILTTADDRSLVLVDEIGSGTEPTEGAALATAMLESLVNRDAVVLASTHYGEIKDFAVKDTNFITAAMAFDKETLNPLYQLLMNEVGASNGFWLAKKMNIGEEILERASYHLSKNN; from the coding sequence ATGAAAAAACAAGCAATAGAACAAACACAGTTTAACGAAATAAAAGAATTGATTAGTAACTACGCTATCAGTAATACAGTGAAGACAAGGATAATTGAATTAGAACCAATTAGCAAAATAGAGGTAGTTAGAAAGTATCAAAAAGAAACAGGAGAAGCGCTAGCTATTTTAGAAACGAAACAAAGTATTCCATTTATGGCAAGTGAACAAATCGACCGCCTATTCGAAAAAATTGAAAAAGGATATGTTTTAGAACCAAAAGAATTATTAGAAGTATCAGAGTTTTTAAGAACCATTAGAAAATTAAAAGAATTCTTCCATAAGAATGCTGAATTAGCACCAACACTAGCTGTTTCAGCAAGTAAGTTACAATCATTTAGATCAATCGAAGAAACAATTAATATTTCTATCAAGCATAATCAAGTTAATTCAGAAGCTTCAAGAGATTTGAAAAAAGCTAGACAAAGTATCCAAAAATATAAGTCAGATATTAACGACCGATTGCATAAATTTATTAATAATGCAGGAAACAAATCTAAAATCCAAGAATTTATGGTAGTTGACCGAGATGGCACATTAACAGTACCAATTAAAAGCTCATTCAAACATAGTATTAAAGGAAGAATTGTTTCGGAATCTGGCAAGGGTTCAACAGTTTACATGGAATTAGACAACACAAGAGAATTAAATCAAAAACTACAAATGGCACAAGCAGAAGAGATGTCAATTGTTTACCAAATCCTAGCAAACTTAACGGAAAGTATTGCGACAGAACTAGAAACAATGAAGAAAACAATGAATATCATCTTTTCATTAGAATTAATCGTTGCTAAGGCGAAATATAGTGAAGAAATTAATGGTAAAAAAGTTAATATTAACGACACTGGATACATTCGACTAGTGAAAGCTAAGCATCCATTACTAGGCGAAGCAGCAGTCCCACTTTCAATCGAATTAGGAGAAACAGAAAGAGGGCTAGTTATCACAGGTTCAAACTCTGGTGGTAAAACAGTGGTATTAAAAACAGTCGGATTACTTACCTTAATGACAATGATAGGTGTCTTTATTCCAGCAGAAACAACTAGTCATATTAGCGTATTCGACCATATTTTAGTTGATATCGGGGATTATCAAGATTTCGATAACGCACTTAGTACATTCTCAGGACATATTAATAACATGCGAGAAATACTAACCACCGCAGATGATCGCTCTTTAGTATTAGTAGATGAAATAGGTAGTGGAACTGAACCAACTGAAGGCGCAGCACTGGCTACTGCAATGTTAGAAAGTTTAGTCAATAGAGATGCGGTTGTTTTAGCCTCTACTCATTACGGAGAAATTAAAGATTTTGCTGTTAAAGATACTAACTTTATTACAGCAGCGATGGCATTTGACAAAGAAACATTGAATCCATTGTATCAGCTACTGATGAATGAAGTAGGAGCTAGTAACGGATTCTGGCTAGCTAAAAAGATGAATATTGGAGAAGAAATATTAGAAAGAGCTTCATATCATCTATCTAAAAATAATTAA
- a CDS encoding TetR/AcrR family transcriptional regulator, with protein MKVEETKQKIIENSKSVFIKKGLKNVTMTDLVEVSGYSRGGVYRYFKKPEEIFSALMRQETKSLKEDLTQITFEDYLALEEEELLNINNTLSLAGYEFMTSFSDSNELGTFIFETHVEMIEKIKGCSQVEAQKIFITLEGLRVMALAGILTEEIMRNMFKTFTD; from the coding sequence GTGAAAGTGGAAGAAACAAAACAAAAAATTATCGAAAATTCAAAATCAGTTTTTATTAAAAAAGGTTTAAAAAATGTGACTATGACAGACTTAGTTGAAGTAAGTGGTTATAGTCGTGGCGGTGTTTATCGCTACTTTAAGAAACCTGAGGAAATATTTAGTGCCTTAATGCGTCAAGAAACAAAATCATTAAAAGAAGACCTGACACAAATAACTTTCGAAGATTATTTAGCTCTTGAAGAAGAGGAGCTTTTAAATATTAATAATACATTGAGTTTAGCCGGCTATGAATTTATGACAAGTTTTTCTGACTCTAATGAGTTAGGTACTTTTATTTTTGAAACACATGTAGAAATGATAGAAAAAATAAAAGGGTGCTCTCAAGTTGAAGCACAAAAAATATTTATTACTCTTGAAGGGTTAAGAGTCATGGCATTAGCAGGTATTCTTACTGAAGAAATTATGAGAAATATGTTTAAGACGTTTACTGATTGA
- a CDS encoding ABC transporter ATP-binding protein, whose amino-acid sequence MKQFYKNKFGLTKRGAEDLVKATWASFFVYCINMMPAFLLMFFMDELILGHTKSRGLYILLSLATLIGMYILLSKEYEKLYNSTYKESANLRTQIAEDLSNLPLSYFSKHDLSDLSQTIMSDVEGIEHAMSHSIPKAGGMALFFPIISAMLLFGNIKMGLAVILPTLISFAMIPLSKKNQVKGNSKYYQVLRENSASFQETIELQQEIKSFNLSEKIKQQLFKRMEESEAIHLKVELSTFYTMAISTIFSFVGLAIVILVGSQLVIRGEINALLVLGYLLAAIKIKDTFDATKEGILEVFYLEPKVKRLKEMKNTKIQEGQEVDLNEFDIELKNVSFSYDQATPVLKEVNFIARQGEVTALVGASGCGKTSILRLVSRLYDYDDGKILIDKKDIKEISTDSLFSKTSIVFQDVTLFNTSVMENIRIGRQEASDEEVIQAARLAHCDEFIENLPDGYNTMIGENGSELSGGQRQRLSIARAFLKDAPILILDEITASLDVENEKKIQTSLNQLIKNKTVLIISHRLKSIENVDKIVVMDKGRVENQGTHKELLLCSPVYQNLVKKSQMAEEFVY is encoded by the coding sequence ATGAAGCAGTTTTATAAAAATAAGTTTGGTTTAACTAAAAGAGGGGCAGAGGATTTAGTTAAAGCAACTTGGGCGAGTTTTTTTGTGTATTGTATTAATATGATGCCAGCATTCTTACTTATGTTCTTTATGGATGAGTTGATATTGGGACATACTAAATCAAGAGGTCTCTATATTTTATTGTCTCTAGCAACACTAATTGGAATGTATATTCTGTTAAGTAAAGAGTATGAAAAACTTTACAATAGTACTTATAAAGAAAGTGCTAACTTAAGAACTCAAATTGCGGAAGATCTATCTAATTTGCCTTTATCTTATTTCTCAAAGCATGATTTATCTGATCTATCTCAAACCATAATGTCTGATGTTGAGGGAATAGAACATGCGATGAGTCACTCTATTCCAAAAGCTGGAGGAATGGCTTTATTTTTCCCGATTATTTCAGCCATGTTATTATTCGGAAATATCAAAATGGGATTAGCAGTAATTTTACCAACACTAATTAGTTTTGCCATGATTCCTTTATCGAAAAAAAATCAAGTTAAAGGGAATAGTAAATACTATCAAGTTTTAAGAGAAAATTCTGCTTCTTTTCAAGAAACGATTGAGTTGCAACAAGAAATTAAAAGTTTTAATTTATCTGAAAAAATTAAACAACAACTATTTAAACGAATGGAAGAAAGCGAAGCAATTCATTTGAAAGTTGAACTTAGCACTTTTTACACAATGGCCATTTCAACCATTTTTTCTTTTGTTGGTTTAGCTATTGTTATCTTGGTAGGAAGCCAGCTAGTAATAAGGGGTGAGATAAATGCTTTGTTAGTCCTTGGTTATTTGCTTGCTGCTATCAAAATTAAAGATACTTTTGATGCTACTAAGGAAGGTATACTCGAAGTCTTTTATTTAGAACCAAAAGTAAAACGATTGAAAGAAATGAAAAATACCAAAATACAAGAAGGACAAGAAGTTGATTTAAATGAGTTTGATATTGAATTAAAGAATGTTTCTTTTTCTTATGACCAAGCAACACCAGTTTTAAAAGAGGTTAATTTTATAGCTCGTCAAGGTGAAGTAACAGCATTAGTTGGTGCAAGTGGCTGTGGTAAAACAAGTATTTTACGTTTAGTTTCTAGGTTATACGATTACGATGATGGAAAAATTCTGATAGATAAAAAAGATATTAAGGAAATATCGACTGATTCATTATTTAGTAAAACGTCTATTGTTTTTCAAGATGTTACTTTATTTAATACAAGTGTTATGGAAAATATTAGAATTGGTAGACAAGAAGCCAGTGACGAAGAAGTTATTCAGGCTGCGCGTTTAGCTCACTGTGATGAATTTATTGAGAACTTACCAGATGGTTATAACACAATGATTGGAGAAAATGGTAGCGAGCTGTCTGGTGGACAAAGACAACGTTTATCAATAGCTAGAGCCTTTTTAAAGGATGCTCCAATTTTAATATTAGATGAAATTACAGCTAGTCTTGATGTAGAAAATGAGAAGAAAATCCAAACAAGCTTGAATCAATTGATAAAAAATAAAACAGTTTTAATTATTTCACATCGTTTAAAATCAATTGAAAATGTTGATAAAATTGTTGTGATGGATAAGGGAAGAGTGGAAAATCAAGGAACTCATAAAGAGTTATTGTTATGCTCTCCTGTCTATCAAAACTTAGTTAAAAAGAGTCAAATGGCAGAGGAATTTGTTTATTAA